The window CTTTTGCGCAATTTCATTTAAAGCTGTGGCAAGCCCACCTCTTGTAAGGTCTTTCATATACGCAACATCTACCTCTTGCATCAGCTCTGAAATTACATCTAACAAAAGCCCACAATCGGATTCTATCCTGTCTTCAAACCCAAGGTCTTCATTGTGAGAATATATGCATGCTCCGTGTCTTCCTATATCCCCACTGACAATTACAACTTGATTACCTTTTATTCTTGAAATCGAAGGCATTTTTTGGGTATCTCTTGCAACACCCAATCCAGTCGTATTTATAAATATCCCATCTGCCGCACCTTTTTCTACTACCTTTGTATCCCCTGCAACAACCTCAACTTTTGCTAAATCTGCATATTTCTTCATTGATTTTGTAATTTTCTCTAAATCATCCATTGAAAATCCTTCTTCAATTATAAAAGAAACGGTAATATACTTTGGTTCAAGTCCTGCAACAGCTAAGTCATTTACCGTACCACATACCGAAAGCTTTCCAATATCTCCTCCTTTAAAAAAATATGGCTTTACTACAAACGAATCTGTTGATATTCCCACTTTCATACCGTTTAAAGAAAATACTGTTGAATCATCACCGCTTTTCAATATTTCAGAACCAAATATTGGCTTGAAAAGGTTGTCAATCAGCTCATATGTCTGTTTCCCACCATTGCCATGTTCCTTGCGAATAGTCCTCATCATTTCCACTTCCCGAATCTGAAGTATGCATTGCAAGAACCTTCTTGTGATACCATACACGCCCCTTTTGGTGTCTGAGGTGTGCATACCCTTTCAAAAAGAGGACATTCAAAAGGCTTTAGTTTGCCTGTGAGCACATCTGCACATCTGCACGCAGAATTAGAAAGACTATCATAGTCATATTCAAGCTGGATTGAAAAGGCAGAATACTCGCTTTTAAGTCTCAACCCACCACCTTCAATCAACCCAAGTCCTCTAAAATATGCATCAGTTCTTTCAAAAAATCTCTCTATATATCTTATTGCAACTGTGTTACCCTCTTTTTTTACAACTCTTTTGTACTCATTTTTTACAGTAAAATCATTATCTAAGATACTTTGTGTTAAACTCAGCAAAGAAAGCAGAATATCATATTTTTCAAATCCAGATATAACAGAAGGAATTCCAAATTCCTCAACAAATTTAAACCCATCAACACCTAAGATTGTTGCAACATGTCCTGGCAGGATAAGTCCATCTACTTTTATGTGGTCTTTTAAAAGAATTTTAAGTGGCTGGTCAATGGTTTTAAGTTCACATGCAAACTTGACATTTTTCAAATCCTTTTCCAATACCTTTTCCAGGCTCAGAGCAAAGGCTGGAACTGTGGTCTCAAACCCTACTGCAGCAATTATTGCTTCTTCATCCTCGGCTATATTCTCAACAGCATCAACCGGTGAGTACATAATTTTAATTTTAGCGCCTTTTGCTTTTGCCTCAGCTAAAGACATACTCTTTCCTGGAACTTTCAGTAGGTCTCCAAAAGTGTAGATAGTATGGTTCATTTTTGCAAGCTCAATGAGATTATCTATATACCCTTCATGAGTTACGCAAACTGGGCAGCCAGGACCTGAAATAAAATCTATATATCCTTTAAAAAGAGTATGAAAACCGTTTCTGTAAATTGAAACAGTATGGGTGCCACACACCTCAATTATTCTTAGCTGTCTGCCAATCTTTTCAATATTGTTTTTTATTGTGTTAATAATAGTATTTACCTTTTCAAGAGTTTGCATCTCTTACCTCACCAAAAAGTTTTTCTATTTCCTCGGCTTCTTTTTCATCTATTTTTTCAATTGCAACCCCTGAGTGAATAAGTAAATAATCACCCACAGCCACTTCTTTTATTAAAGACACATTTATAGTTTTCTTCAAACCTAAATAGTCGACAATAGCTTTTTTCCCATCTTTTAAAATTTCGACTACCTTTGCAGGATACCCTAAACACATATTTTTAAAACTCCCTTAACAGTTTTTTAATAATTGGATTGTATAATATACTTGTCCAGCTGAAATTCCCCCATCATTTATAGGGAAAAAAGAATTAAAATACACTTTAAAGTGCTCTTTCTCAAGAATAGACACTGTCTTTTCAAGCAAAAGCCTGTTTTGGAATACTCCACCAGATAGTACTACAACGTCTTTATTATAATTTTCTCTCAACCTCTTTGCCACTTCAACAACTATTTTTGCAACGGTGTTGTGAAATTTCGCAGAAATCAAGTTTCTGTTAGTCTTTCTTTTAATATCATTTATAATTTGTTGTAGTATATACACAATATCTATTTCAATTTCATGTTCAAAATTCATAACAAAATCATAAAATCCTTCTTCGGTCTTATCAGCTATACTTTCTAAAATCATTGGAATCTGTGCTTCAAAATTGTTTTTCTCTCCACATCTTAAAAGTACACCCACAACATCAAATATCCTTCCAAAACTTGAGCAAAGAGGGTAATTCAGTAACCTTGCTGCCTTTACAATTTTTGAAAGAAAATTAGAATTTGCAAAATACTCTTCTGCAAAGCTTTTATCAATTTCATATGCAAAATAGTATGCCAGTCTCACAGGCTCTTTTATAGATTTTTCTCCGCCCACTAAAGGATAGTATTTCAAATGAAATACCCTTTTCACATTGCTTTTATCAATTAGAAATCCTTCACTTCCCCATATGTTCCCATCCAATCCCAAGCCTGTTCCGTCAAATGCAAACCCTACACAGCTATCTAAATTATTTTCAAGCATGCATGAAAATACATGAGCTATATGATGCTGAACATATATAATTTTTTTATCATCTTTTGTAGCAATATCTTCGGCAAGGGAAGTTGTAAAATAGTTTTTGTGCAGATCACAGGCAATATAATCATATTCTAAGTTGTAAAGAAAAAGAAGGTCACTTAGTACAGACTTGTAAAAGTCTATATACTCTTTTGTGTCAAGGTCACCCAGGTATTGACTTACAATAACCTCATCATCTTTTTTTAAAGCAACTGTAGCTTTTTCATGACCTCCTAATGCTAAGATATTTTTATCTACAAATTGTGTTGAAGAAAGTTTTAGTCTCAGAGGAGCAAAACCTCTTCCCGGTCTTGTCAGTACAAACTTATCTTTTACAACAAAACCGACACTATCATCACACCTTCGAACTATTTTTCTGTTGTGATAGAGTACATAGTCACAGCTATCGTTAAGTTTTTGGATTGCTTCGTTCTCGTCAATAATCATTGGAATTCCTGAAAGGTTGGCAGAGGTTGCAATTAAAAAGTCCCTGCCAGTTTTGCTCAGGATATAGTCCAAAATAGGGGTGTACGCCCTCATTATACCGAGGGTGTGAAGATTGCTATTCACATGCGAAAAATGCTCAGTCTTTTTTTCAAAAAGAATTATAGGACATCGTGGAGAAGAAAAAATATCTTCTTCCATATCATTTACATGGCAGTATTTTTTTACTACTTCAATGTCTTGGGCAACAAGTGCTAAAGGCTTGCCTTCTCGCCTTTTGCTTTCAAATAGTCTTTTGACTACAGTTTCATTGTACGGATCACACACCAAGTGAAACCCGCCTATTCCTTTTATTGCGATTATATATCCCTCTAAAATTTTTTGAGAAACAAAATCTAAAAGTTCAATTGCCTCGCCAGTAATATGTCTTTTTTCAGCAAATGAAAAAAGAAAAAGTCTTGGTCCACATACTGGGCAGGTTGTTGACTGTGCATTGAATCTTCTATTGTCTGGAGTAGAGTACTCTCTTTCGCACTCATTACAAAACTTAAATTGCTTCATAGATGTATTTTCTCTATCATACGGTAAAGTTTCAATAATTGTGTATCTTGGTCCGCAGTTTGTGCAGCTAATAAATACGTTGTGATAGTGTCTGTGAGATTTGTCATAAAATTCTCTTCTACAATCCTCACATATCCCTAAGTCATAAGGCAGGACTGTTGAAACCCTATTTTTTTCACTTTCAACAATATAAAAGCCTTTTTCACTCTCTACCGGTTCAATCTCATAAACCTCTATTTCCTCTAAAATAGCATTTTTGGGAAGGATAGTTACAATATGATGTGTTATTTGCTCTGAAGTTGTATCCCCTTGAAACTCTGCTAAAACCCCCTCACCAGTATTTTTTACAAATCCGGTAAGTCCAAGTTTTTTTGCAATACTATAAATAAAGGGTCGGAAACCGACCCCTTGTACAAGCCCCTTGAATATAAATCTGAACCTTTTCATAAGCATTTTCCCCTACTTTTGAAATATTGGTCTAAAAGAGTATAAAAGTAGTTAGTAAGGCTTTTCACACCTTCTTTTGTCCTGAACGATACCTCAAACAGTTTTAAATCTTTGTCTTTAATAGCTTCTAAACCCTTTTTGTATCTTTGCATATCAAAACCAATGGCATCAATTACATCAATCTTTGATAGAACAACAACGTCAGCTTTTTCAAACATTGCTGGATATTTATATGGCTTGTCATCACCCTCTGCAGCAGAAGATACAACAACTTTAAGGTTTTCTCCCAAATCAAACGAAGAGGGACAGATGAGATTGCCAATGTTTTCAACAAAGATTACTGTTTTAGGCACAGGCTTGAGAGTATCTATTGCTTCTGCAATACTATCTGCAACTAAATGGCAAGCACCACCTGTGTTAATCTGCAAAACTTCAACTCCATAGCTTGCAATAGCTTGAGCATCAATTGTTGATGCAACATCACCTTCAATCACTACAATGTTAAATATGTCTTTAAGATTTTCTATCATGCACTTAATGAAAGATGTCTTTCCTGCACCAGGTGACCCCATCACATTCATAATATACCATTTATTTTCATCTGCTAACCTTCTTATATTGTCGGCTGCGTTTTGATTCCGCTCTAAAATATTTTTTATTACCTTTATCTCCATATCAATCATCTACCTCTATAGATTCAATATAAAATTCCTTACCATGTTCAGTAAGTTTACCCACCGACAAACATTTTGGACATGTAAAATCTTTTGTTCTTTCAAAATATTCACTGCATTTTTGACAGTACAAAAGAGCCTTTTTGGGAATTATTTTGAGCTGAGTGCCTTCTAAGATTGTTCCTTTTGTTAGAATGTCAAAATAAAATTTCAACGATTCGTCAATAATTCCACTCAGTTCTCCCACTACAACTTTAATTCTTGTAACCTTTTTAAAGTCGAGATTTTTCAGCTCATCTTCTGCAATCTTTATAAGCTGCTGTGTAACAAAATACTCATGCATTTTACCATTTTCCTTCCACTTCTGCTTTAAGCTTTAAGCTTTAAGCCAAAGTCTCCTATCTAACCATTAGTTGCAGCAGCCTGTGCTTTTGGCTGCACCTCATCTTTTACTTCCTGCTTTCTGATGTAAAACTCTTTATAAGTGGTTGGAACGTTAAATTGCTCTTTTGAAATTAAACACTTTTTAGGACAAGACTCAACACATACATTGCAGAGCACACACTTGTACTGATTTAGCTGCCATGTCCTTGAGTTTCTATCCACCACTATCGCATTTGAAGGACATTTTCTCTGGCAAATACCACAAAAGATACATTTCTCTATCTCTATCTCAAGGCTTCCTCTTGTATCTTTAAAAAATGGCCTCTTTTCCTTCGGATAAAGCCTTGTTGCAGGCTTTGAAAATAGGTTGTCAAGAACATTTTTAAGCATCCCAAACATTTTACCATCCCTCTTTTACAAAAACTTTTTTTACCTTTCGGTACACGAAATACATGGGTCGATTGTCAAAACAAGCATTGGAACATCTGCAAAATCCACTCCCTCAAGCATCTTCACAAGCGCAGGAATATTTGCAAATGTTGGTGTTCTGATTCTGAGTCTTTCTAAGTTCTTTGTCCCGTTTGCCTTTATATAATATACATCTTCTCCTCGTGGCTGTTCAACCCTTGATATAACCTCACCGTTTGGAAATCCTTTGACTGGTGTTGAAATCTCACCTTCTGGCATCTTAGATATAGCCTGACGAATAAGGTCAATTGCTTGATAGCACTCGCGAAGTCTCACTTTCAGTCTTGCATAGCAGTCCCCGTCATTTTCCACAACAGGTTCAAAGTCAAGTTCACCATATGCTGCATATCCAAGAGTTCGCAGGTCCATACTGATTCCGCTTGCCCTTGCCATTGGTCCTACACAGCCAAGTTCGTAAGCGTCTTGCTTGCTCAGAACACCTACACCTACAAGTCTTTTCTTGACTGTATAATCGTTCAAAAACGAACCTTCTATCTTCTTTAGCTCCTCTTCCAATTTTGCAAGATTATCTAAAATGAACTTTTGTTTATCAGCATCTATATCTCTTCTAACTCCACCAATTATATTTGTGGAAATTATAACTCTTGAACCTGCTGTTGCTTCCATGAGGTCCATCACAAGCTCTCTATTTCTCCAGCACTGCATAAAAAGACTTTCAAAACCAAAAGCATCAGCCAATAACCCAAGCCACAAATGATGG is drawn from Caldicellulosiruptor diazotrophicus and contains these coding sequences:
- the hypE gene encoding hydrogenase expression/formation protein HypE, whose product is MMRTIRKEHGNGGKQTYELIDNLFKPIFGSEILKSGDDSTVFSLNGMKVGISTDSFVVKPYFFKGGDIGKLSVCGTVNDLAVAGLEPKYITVSFIIEEGFSMDDLEKITKSMKKYADLAKVEVVAGDTKVVEKGAADGIFINTTGLGVARDTQKMPSISRIKGNQVVIVSGDIGRHGACIYSHNEDLGFEDRIESDCGLLLDVISELMQEVDVAYMKDLTRGGLATALNEIAQKSGFDIKVEEEKIPVADEVKALCDILGLDSYYLACEGRFVAIVNGDEKEKAIEILRKYNGFACEIGKVEESREKRVYLSTTFGGTRILDMLYYEMLPRIC
- the hypD gene encoding hydrogenase formation protein HypD, coding for MQTLEKVNTIINTIKNNIEKIGRQLRIIEVCGTHTVSIYRNGFHTLFKGYIDFISGPGCPVCVTHEGYIDNLIELAKMNHTIYTFGDLLKVPGKSMSLAEAKAKGAKIKIMYSPVDAVENIAEDEEAIIAAVGFETTVPAFALSLEKVLEKDLKNVKFACELKTIDQPLKILLKDHIKVDGLILPGHVATILGVDGFKFVEEFGIPSVISGFEKYDILLSLLSLTQSILDNDFTVKNEYKRVVKKEGNTVAIRYIERFFERTDAYFRGLGLIEGGGLRLKSEYSAFSIQLEYDYDSLSNSACRCADVLTGKLKPFECPLFERVCTPQTPKGACMVSQEGSCNAYFRFGKWK
- a CDS encoding HypC/HybG/HupF family hydrogenase formation chaperone, whose product is MCLGYPAKVVEILKDGKKAIVDYLGLKKTINVSLIKEVAVGDYLLIHSGVAIEKIDEKEAEEIEKLFGEVRDANS
- the hypF gene encoding carbamoyltransferase HypF — encoded protein: MKRFRFIFKGLVQGVGFRPFIYSIAKKLGLTGFVKNTGEGVLAEFQGDTTSEQITHHIVTILPKNAILEEIEVYEIEPVESEKGFYIVESEKNRVSTVLPYDLGICEDCRREFYDKSHRHYHNVFISCTNCGPRYTIIETLPYDRENTSMKQFKFCNECEREYSTPDNRRFNAQSTTCPVCGPRLFLFSFAEKRHITGEAIELLDFVSQKILEGYIIAIKGIGGFHLVCDPYNETVVKRLFESKRREGKPLALVAQDIEVVKKYCHVNDMEEDIFSSPRCPIILFEKKTEHFSHVNSNLHTLGIMRAYTPILDYILSKTGRDFLIATSANLSGIPMIIDENEAIQKLNDSCDYVLYHNRKIVRRCDDSVGFVVKDKFVLTRPGRGFAPLRLKLSSTQFVDKNILALGGHEKATVALKKDDEVIVSQYLGDLDTKEYIDFYKSVLSDLLFLYNLEYDYIACDLHKNYFTTSLAEDIATKDDKKIIYVQHHIAHVFSCMLENNLDSCVGFAFDGTGLGLDGNIWGSEGFLIDKSNVKRVFHLKYYPLVGGEKSIKEPVRLAYYFAYEIDKSFAEEYFANSNFLSKIVKAARLLNYPLCSSFGRIFDVVGVLLRCGEKNNFEAQIPMILESIADKTEEGFYDFVMNFEHEIEIDIVYILQQIINDIKRKTNRNLISAKFHNTVAKIVVEVAKRLRENYNKDVVVLSGGVFQNRLLLEKTVSILEKEHFKVYFNSFFPINDGGISAGQVYYTIQLLKNC
- the hypB gene encoding hydrogenase nickel incorporation protein HypB; its protein translation is MEIKVIKNILERNQNAADNIRRLADENKWYIMNVMGSPGAGKTSFIKCMIENLKDIFNIVVIEGDVASTIDAQAIASYGVEVLQINTGGACHLVADSIAEAIDTLKPVPKTVIFVENIGNLICPSSFDLGENLKVVVSSAAEGDDKPYKYPAMFEKADVVVLSKIDVIDAIGFDMQRYKKGLEAIKDKDLKLFEVSFRTKEGVKSLTNYFYTLLDQYFKSRGKCL
- the hypA gene encoding hydrogenase maturation nickel metallochaperone HypA — encoded protein: MHEYFVTQQLIKIAEDELKNLDFKKVTRIKVVVGELSGIIDESLKFYFDILTKGTILEGTQLKIIPKKALLYCQKCSEYFERTKDFTCPKCLSVGKLTEHGKEFYIESIEVDD
- a CDS encoding 4Fe-4S binding protein encodes the protein MFGMLKNVLDNLFSKPATRLYPKEKRPFFKDTRGSLEIEIEKCIFCGICQRKCPSNAIVVDRNSRTWQLNQYKCVLCNVCVESCPKKCLISKEQFNVPTTYKEFYIRKQEVKDEVQPKAQAAATNG
- a CDS encoding hydrogenase large subunit; its protein translation is MGKRTIVPFGPQHPVLPEPLQLRLILEDEKVVEAIPAIGYVHRGLEKLAEEKDINQNIYVVERVCGICSFQQALAYCQGIEELMGIEVPDRARYLRVIWAELHRLHSHHLWLGLLADAFGFESLFMQCWRNRELVMDLMEATAGSRVIISTNIIGGVRRDIDADKQKFILDNLAKLEEELKKIEGSFLNDYTVKKRLVGVGVLSKQDAYELGCVGPMARASGISMDLRTLGYAAYGELDFEPVVENDGDCYARLKVRLRECYQAIDLIRQAISKMPEGEISTPVKGFPNGEVISRVEQPRGEDVYYIKANGTKNLERLRIRTPTFANIPALVKMLEGVDFADVPMLVLTIDPCISCTER